A section of the Paracoccaceae bacterium genome encodes:
- a CDS encoding glutathione metabolism protein: protein MNPLSITPIYDVLIAVLFLWLSWRVIKGRQGAGAGMGDGGDEQLARRIRAQANCAEYAPLGLILILLAELQGIGPLWLHGAGMLLLVGRGLHGVGMTFPYGRFMTRVPGMAITFAAYAFACSLNVAGLF from the coding sequence ATGAACCCCTTGTCCATCACGCCCATCTACGACGTTCTGATCGCGGTTCTGTTCCTCTGGCTGTCGTGGCGCGTGATCAAGGGCCGCCAAGGTGCTGGTGCGGGCATGGGCGACGGTGGGGATGAACAGCTGGCCCGCCGCATTCGGGCGCAGGCGAACTGTGCTGAGTATGCTCCGCTGGGCCTGATCCTGATCCTGCTGGCTGAATTGCAGGGCATTGGCCCGCTGTGGCTGCACGGAGCGGGCATGTTGTTGCTTGTCGGGCGTGGTCTGCACGGAGTTGGCATGACCTTTCCTTACGGCCGCTTCATGACGCGGGTGCCGGGTATGGCCATAACGTTCGCGGCCTATGCCTTTGCATGTTCGCTGAACGTCGCCGGTCTGTTTTAG